In Cinclus cinclus chromosome 1, bCinCin1.1, whole genome shotgun sequence, the sequence TACAAATGAATTCCTGACCTGAAAGCAGTGCTTACTAGACTTTGTTGACAAGGTACATGTTGGGGTATTTCCCAGAAGATGTGGGGGGtgatttttttatgattttgttgggttttttttctttcagacacTAGCAAAACATCAGTGGCTAAATCTGATAACTGTTTCTCCTGTTCCATATGCTTCTCCTACAGCAAGACACTGATCTCAGCCTCTTGCAGCATCAAAAAGCCCCGTGGCCCTGTTTAAGGTCAAGGTAAAAGAACTGTTGCCATTTCAAATATATCACCTTCCCAAATTGAATGCCTTATTGCAGCTAATACTTTTTGTGACTACAGGCTATAGATCTGCAGGAGGATTATATACTGGTAAGCTTGTTGATTTGTCCCTCAACATGGCTGTATCCAGGCATAGTAAAAGCCCCTGCTAGAGAGGTATCCATCTATCCCTTCCTCCTCCATAATGCTGGTTGCAAAATAACTGCTCTCATAAAGTGCTTTTTGAGGCTTTATCACCAACAGCTTTTACAAGCCAAGTCTGTGAGAAGGAAGGATACCTCTTAGCTATAAGCTTGCTGATTTTATTGTTGAATGATATTATTGCTTTAAGTGAAACTGCAAGAAGCAAATGGCACAAAAAAGACTTAGACTGTGACCTGGCACCAGGAGACAATGCTAAGCTAGTCTAGTTTTCACAGTTATTCCCTTTGCTCTTCCTTCCAGGCAAGGGAAATGTTGATTTGTTCTGGGACTGGGACAGCTTGCTAGCTAAGAAGGTGAAGGGTTCAAGCAGTGTTTTCCGATCTGTCACAGTCACTTCCCACAGTCTCACTTTCTCGGCCCTTGCCCATTGCTGAGCTGCTTCTGTTTCGACTTGCCTTTGGTCCAGGAGGTCAGTTTTGTTTCCCAAGACAATAACTGCAACCTACAAATCAAACAAGAGGGTGAGCTTTATACCAAAACCATGCACCAGTCACAATCATTTTAAACAGCAGGCAAGTAGCAACACAGTTCAGACTTGTTCTGTAACAGCAGTGGCACAAGGTAAATTGCATGTAGTTTGGAGGATCAGGGTCTGGGATTTGAATTAGCCTCATTTGCTTATGGGTTGGAAGCTTGTTTTAATCATAGGATATGCAGGACTTCCTCTTCTCAACACCCTACTCCCTGCCCTCAATGACTGCTTGAAGGAAAACAATACCCAAGAGATCCAAAGTTAAACGTCCCTATTCTCCACTTACTTGCCAGTTGAGCTGCTCTAGACAAATGATAAGAGCATGACATCAGAGTAGGTCACAGCAGCAGATGCTCCAGAGATGAAAAAAtgcccagcagcagagagcCTAGATCCCACAGAGGTGGATTTTGCCCTGTTTGCTTCTTTCCCAAGCCCCATCCTGCAATATAAATAAAGCCAAGCGTGCCAGCACCCCTGGCAGGCTGGGCTATGGGgcccctctcccagctcagccctgccggctgcccagccccaggcaccaaGAGCCACCCCAAAGACTGAAGGGGACAATCTGCTTGAGAGGGGCAGATGAGCACCAGCAGCATCCTCGGGGGAGCAGTTTCAAGAGCAGCTGGTTAGCTAAGGGGAGCGGCACAGTGGCATCAACTCAGATCTGCAGTTGTAAGGATCCATCTAGTGACTTGTGTATCACCCAAATAGTCCAGCGTGGCTGAGCTCAGTAAGTGCATGAAGCCTTCCCAGTACTACAGCTCTAGGAAGTGCCAAAGGCAGTGCTGGCCACGTGAAGCTACTGCTCCTCCTTATAATAAGTTAACTGTTTTCTAAAAATGCTTTATCAGCACCAGCTCACTCTTAGGGGAAACCATGCCAACATTTTTAGTTTAAGGTCCTAAGTCAAACTCTGTTTTCATCTCTACACTAATGGTTTAACAAAGATCAAGTGATAAAGTCCTCTCTTGCTGATGATTTGTGGGGTTTGCTGTGGCCACACCTGCTTGCTCTTTCCTGTTCATCAGGCTAACTCCAGAATGCCTTCTGCTTCTTTCCAGCTAGAGATGTTACTCCTGTTCCTGTGAGGTCTGAGCCTTCCTTTTCTACAGCAGTCCAGggtgtttggaaaaaaaatgctgcttagggttttttccccctcctgtgAGGGTTTTGAAAGAAGCTATAATCATGTGTATTTACTGCATGCTCCAGCTGAATTTTAGCTATGGCAAAGCTCTGTCAGTGTAGCAGAACAAAACCTCTATTTAGTATAAAATTTGGCCAGGCTTTAAGGTGcatgctggagagcagccacagccagcagaagcaaagaaccagCCATCAGTGCTTTCTGTCATCTGCCACACAATAGGGGACTGTGCCACTCAACGAGTTGAAGTTCTGCCAGCTCAGAAGCACCATGTGTAGAGATACATCCCCAATTCAGTACAGAATTCACTCTAGCAGACACCAGACTTTAAGTCACAGAAACATTAATCTGCTGATTAACAGTTATTTTAAAGTAGGACTCCTGATCTCACCTTGTATACTTTAAAGcctatttttaaatggaaatcacggagatgaaaaatattttatccatTTTACTGTGGCCAGCACTTTTTAAACTGTTAATCCTCAGTCAAAATCACAATTTTAGGCTCTCCAAAAGGATAAGCAAATTAGCTGTTTTCTAAAATACCTGTATGCAATGAGAGAGAAGAGCTCTGACAGGTAACACAGAGGAGCAGGACGCAGATCCTGTTGGGGCTGTGACTCCCTCTCTGCATTACAACATGCTGTATAGCACCAAATCAGGGCCATCACAAAACACAGTGCCTGGGAAAAATTTCCTGCTTGTCCACCTTTCCTTGCCCTGCAGGCGAGTTATGTTTGGCTCCTGTGTCCCTGATATACGTGACAGTCTGCAGCTCACACCAGCCCTACCACCTAACATACCTCTCCTGTGACTGCACCTTCGTCTGCCGTCAAACTTGAGCCTGCCTTCCTCCACCACCCTGTGTGCTGTCAGTACAAAACAAGTTACATTTTTGCAAAGTGTCTCCCTACCATTATCCAATTAATTCTTCATGCcgttgtttttttgcttttttatttcttttaaacagcATAGAACAGGCATTTGAAAAGCTGTAGGCTAAAGACATTTAACAGGGAAAACTACTCCAGAATACAGATACTGTAGGAAAAGCTGTAATGCTAATGCCACATGCACATTATATTTGTTTAGCTAAGCTGGAACACTGTCAGCTGAAAACACTAGCTGCTTTCTAAGGGAAAATAGACCAGTCATTTCACACAATTGAATTGATTCAATATGGttgttaaaatacattaaagcTGCTTTGCCAATTGACTAATGTCTGGGAGACCCATTGTCAATTACACTAGTTTGTAAGCCATCAAGTACAtgaatacaaaacaaacaaagataATGCTCTTCCTTATATTATTCTGTGCACTTGACTTCCCCTGTACAATATCTAAAAAAACATGAGCTGCACTGCTGTAGACCATGTGTTTTATTAGTCTTAAGTGTCCTGGCTGGTGCATTCAGCTGACTGAATTTTAGCTGTAGTAGAGGAAataaggagggagaaaaaagaaaaaaacattctttcGCATGACCTGCATGGCAAGTGAATTAAGCTTCCCTAGCATGTGAAGGCCTCCTTCTTGCTGGGTTGGCCAAGGCTGTGAGTacattcattttcctttgtaCATGACGTTTACAGAAGCAAAAGCTGGACTTTGCAACCTTAACTTCCTATCACTGATGCAGCATTTAGCCAACCATGCACTTACCTCCTTTTTGTCCCTGAAGACGTCGATCTCCTTTTTGAGCAGTTCGACTCTTTGGAACGCTTCGAGGCTGGTCACAGCGTACACCAGGACGAAGCCATCAGCCACAGAGAAATAGTGCTTGGGCAATTCCACGCCCTCCTGCAGACCCCTGGTGTCATAGAGCCGCAACTGCTCCTTCACGCCTCGGTCTGTCTCCACCGATGCCAAATACACATCTTCCATTGTGGCACCCTCTTCTAAGCCTGTTTGAAAACAAGCAGGAATGTTCCACTCCTGTAAGTAAAGCCTCCCTATAAGAATTATTTGCAGTGCAGCAGAATTTTGCAGAGTGACTTCACAAGGCCTTGACCTTGCCTGGTATCACCATGGAGGGCTGTATTCATAGATGACTTCACTACCTATTTCCAATAGTGACACTGTAAATACATTAACATGTAAGCACATAATCATGCCTGTAAAATCAATCTATATAACAGGCACATTCAGAATAGGATAAGATACATGCTCTCCTCCCAAGTTTTCCAAATTCCAACCACCCAGTTGCACCAGTTCTGTGCCAAACATGCTGCAAAAGGAGCCTGCCCAAACATACCCTTTTGGAACAACAGCCAGGGAACACCAGATAGTCAAGTACTAATATTTAAGCCTCCTCATAATGAGGCAGAAGCAAGACCCAAAGGAATAATTCTGGAAATGCATGTGCATTGGTGGTACCATTAACCCACACGTGGAATTAAGTGAGAAAGGGAAGGGGATGCTTGCAGGCAAACAAAGTTGCATGGTATATTTCCTCAAATACACGGTGAGCTTTTTCCATCCCCTAGGGATTTAAAATTACTCAGATTGCTAATGGGAACAAGTTCATTTGTTGCAAGGCAAGAGCACGCACAAGGTAACAAGCTTTCCTATATGTGTCACCTGTTCCTCCCCGACTATCTGCATTATGggccctccttccctcctcctctccactTAGTAAATCTGAGGTAATTCAAGGCAGCTTGATTTGAActaatttacattatttttcctaaGACAAACCTGAAAACACATAAATTACCTTAGCTTTGTGTTCCTCCTGGATGCAGGTGCATAACGTTACACGTTGAAAAAAGTCTATGTGTAGTGTAGCTGGGCCACTTTCAGAGTTGGTTTTAAGTATTCATATAAACCCTCTGCAACCTACGTTTTTGCCTCCACTGCACTCCTATATACAATTGTTTGCTGTTGCAGGACTACAATAATGAGTCCTGCTTTATTCTCTTTGTCTGCCAAAAAGGGACCATTTTAGTGTATTGtttaagaaaacacaaaggATTATCTGGCCTATGAAAATAAGGATTTTGCTATATTCAATGACACTATTCAAAACACTTCACATTGACAAACAAGCTAAAGCATTCCACCCACGCTGATGGTTTCCCATGATGTATGTAGCATTCCTGTGCAGGAAAATGGCATAAGCTGTTCTTTTTGCCCCTCTCTGTGCAGTCTTCATAGATCAAACTCTTATTAGGTTTCCAAAGATTTAATTTATCTTGCCTCCACATACAGCCATGCTAATGTGAAGGACAAAGAAAAGGTTAATAaaaagaggaagcacaaatgcGTCCTGTGTGATTGTAGAATCTGTTAAAGGGGCTTTTTAAGAGGCTGAGGCAGTAACAAAGCCCTTTCTGGATATAGCACTGTTGTTTAGACACTGCACTATATTCTTGCTCTGCCTTGTTGCATTGTACAGACAGGCCAAGGAAATATCTGAAATCAGTAAATATGGCTTTGgcaagaaggaaggaaccataaGTACATaagttttacttttaaaaagcaacaaataaTATTGTACAGTAATTTAACAGCCTCTAATATATCCACATTATCCTGTGACAATCTATTCCTAGTGGCATCAAAAGCAGCAATGAAAAGTATGTCTTTTAACACcgtatttaaaaatgaagagaaaaatttaaGACCCAAGACTTAACTCAGCAGAATAGAGCAACAAATTTTGATGTGAAACAGGGAGGGGCACTTAGGAGGGAGTTGAAATTTATGCACCAATATCAGATTCCAGAGGCGAAACTTCACCTACATGTACTGAGGGAGGGAACACATGCAAGTAATTTCCTAAGTAAACATATACAATTTTTAGAACCTGTGTCACCTTATTCTAGGTCCTGCTCCTAAAGCCCAGACCACCTACCAGCCACATCTTGTTGACAATGATGTTTACACTTCTTGTTAGGAGCATCCCATTCAAACATGGGTTAGGCAAGTTGTTGTAAGAGAAGCAACACTAGTCAGTGTCCTAGAAAGGTGCTGGCACCATCCCATCCTCCCTGCCACAAAGAcctgcttctccttcccctcacTGGCATCCCCAGGCATCCTTCTACCATCTCTACCTGGGTGGGCAAGGGTAGCTTGTGCTGAGAAGTTACTGTCCTGCAGACTGCTGCCAGCTTGAGTAGTTTTTTCCATGGAGCAGAGCACTACAGTAGGCCAGCTTTCAGGTTCAGAAGTTAGAGGGGTGAAGGGGAACTAACAACATAGTGCACAGTGTCATGTTTCCTTTGATGACTAAAGATACAAAAAAGTtggagagagaaaggaggaatAGACAGAAGTGATGCCACTCTCCAGCACCTACTCAGCTGGTGAAAATCTTAGGAGAGGCAGagaggtcttttttttttttttttttttactaagtGCTGCCACAGAGGAACTGCAATGGGAAGCCTCAGTCATAAATTGGGTGTTGTTCCAACCCCTTGTGGCTTCCcaatgaggaaaagaaaaggctcaGTATACTAATGAATACTGCACACACAGGCTAGGTACAGCAGATAGATGGCAAAAACCTAAGTAAATCAAAATTTCAAGAGGGATGGAATTTCAAAAGTACCCAGTTGGGTCTTGAACATTAATGCAGTACAAATTTTATGTCTTCTTGAGTACTTTTGAAGATCTCCCGTGTAAtgtctttttccccttttccagagGAATTCAGCAGACCTCCTAAAACCTGCTATTCCTTCTGTTTGTAAACTGCAGAATAACAGGCTTTTCTTATTTAGATTTAAAAAGACAATGTATCAGAGGATCCTTGACTTGGGAAAGAGCTGGACAATCCTCAAGAGGAGCTAATCTGTTTAGATTTAGCTGCTAGGGAAGTACTGGTCCCACCAACAAATAGCCAGGTTGTGACTCTCATTTACATACATTCAGTTCCATTTTCATCTATTTCTAAAATGCAAAGCTGACTGCACCTCTATCACCAGGTAGTTTTAATTTAAGAAGTGAAGATGTAAAAAGGTatctctgcccatggcaagggggttggaaggagatgatctttaaggtcccttccaacacaaaccattctgtgattctatgaatgcATAATTAGGTTAATTAGCCTCCACATCCACATCGTGAAagccaaaaccccaaatccctccatCTGGAAC encodes:
- the NKIRAS1 gene encoding NF-kappa-B inhibitor-interacting Ras-like protein 1, with protein sequence MGKGYKVVVCGMASVGKTAILEQLLYGKHTVGLEEGATMEDVYLASVETDRGVKEQLRLYDTRGLQEGVELPKHYFSVADGFVLVYAVTSLEAFQRVELLKKEIDVFRDKKEVAVIVLGNKTDLLDQRQVETEAAQQWARAEKVRLWEVTVTDRKTLLEPFTFLASKLSQSQNKSTFPLPGRKSKGNNCEN